A genomic window from Bdellovibrio sp. ArHS includes:
- a CDS encoding ATP-binding cassette domain-containing protein, translated as MISTSNISLRFGGKKLFEDVNVKFTPGNCYGLIGANGAGKSTFLKILSKEIEPNTGEVHIAPDLRLSILKQDHYAFDEFPVLKTVLMGNERLYKIMEEKDALYANPDFSEADGVRASELETEFAELNGWEAESEAGVMLAGLGITDEYHGKLMKELNGGEKVKVLLAQALFGQPDILLLDEPTNHLDIYAIQWLEEFLLNFQNTVIVISHDRHFLNKVCSHIADIDFGKVTTYTGNYDFWREASEINQKLLADQNKKSSEKAEELKAFIARFSANASKSRQASSRQKQLEKLEFNDLPASSRKQPFIGFDIKRELGNDVLTVDRITKNWEGETLLKDVSFTLKKGDKVVLLGKNDLAKTLLLEIISGELPADSGSFSWGITTSRSYFPTDNSKYFQGAEDSLVDWLRQYSEDKDETFLRGFLGKMLFSGSDALKKPHVLSGGEKVRCMFSKMMLSGSNILILDGPTNHLDLESITAVNEGLKRFKGTVIFTSHDHELIQTVANRVIELDGKVVYDNHITYEEYLEIRKNNLLS; from the coding sequence ATGATCAGTACCAGTAACATCAGCCTCCGGTTCGGTGGTAAAAAACTTTTTGAAGACGTGAACGTAAAGTTCACCCCAGGAAATTGTTACGGCCTTATCGGCGCCAACGGAGCCGGCAAGTCCACTTTTCTGAAGATTCTTTCAAAAGAGATCGAGCCCAACACAGGCGAAGTGCATATTGCCCCCGATTTAAGACTTTCAATCCTAAAACAGGATCACTACGCGTTTGATGAGTTTCCGGTTCTTAAGACAGTCCTCATGGGCAACGAACGTCTTTATAAAATTATGGAAGAAAAGGACGCCCTCTATGCCAATCCTGACTTTTCTGAAGCAGATGGCGTGCGCGCGTCTGAGCTAGAAACAGAATTTGCCGAGCTCAATGGCTGGGAGGCAGAATCCGAGGCTGGCGTCATGCTTGCAGGCTTGGGGATTACCGATGAATACCATGGCAAGCTAATGAAAGAACTCAATGGTGGAGAAAAAGTCAAAGTTCTCTTAGCCCAGGCCCTGTTCGGTCAACCTGACATTCTCCTTTTGGACGAACCTACGAACCACTTGGACATCTACGCCATCCAATGGCTGGAAGAGTTTTTATTAAACTTCCAGAATACAGTGATTGTGATCTCGCATGATCGCCACTTCTTGAACAAAGTCTGCTCACATATTGCCGACATTGATTTTGGCAAAGTAACGACCTACACCGGGAATTATGATTTCTGGCGCGAAGCCAGCGAGATAAACCAAAAACTTTTGGCGGATCAAAACAAAAAGAGCTCTGAAAAGGCGGAAGAGCTTAAAGCCTTTATTGCACGTTTTAGTGCCAATGCCTCTAAGTCACGCCAAGCCTCTTCCCGCCAAAAACAATTGGAAAAGCTGGAATTCAATGACCTACCGGCGTCTTCACGCAAACAACCTTTTATCGGATTTGATATTAAACGTGAACTTGGCAACGATGTTCTCACCGTAGATCGCATCACCAAAAACTGGGAAGGCGAAACTCTGCTTAAAGACGTCAGTTTCACTTTAAAAAAAGGTGATAAAGTCGTGCTTCTGGGGAAGAACGACCTGGCCAAGACGCTTCTCTTAGAAATCATTTCTGGTGAACTGCCTGCGGACTCCGGAAGTTTTTCCTGGGGAATCACGACCTCTCGCAGCTACTTCCCTACGGACAACTCCAAATATTTTCAAGGGGCCGAAGATTCTTTGGTCGATTGGCTACGCCAGTACTCCGAAGATAAAGATGAGACTTTCTTGCGAGGTTTCCTGGGGAAAATGCTGTTCAGCGGTAGCGATGCTCTTAAAAAACCTCATGTGCTGTCAGGAGGCGAAAAAGTACGCTGTATGTTTTCAAAGATGATGTTGTCGGGATCAAACATTCTCATTTTGGATGGCCCCACCAATCACCTGGATCTGGAAAGCATCACCGCCGTCAACGAAGGCCTGAAGCGCTTTAAAGGCACAGTAATTTTCACGTCCCATGACCATGAATTAATTCAGACAGTGGCTAATCGTGTGATCGAACTGGATGGCAAGGTCGTCTATGATAATCATATCACCTATGAAGAATATCTTGAGATCAGAAAGAACAATCTACTGTCGTGA